ATGGTGGCCCTTTACGACGAAGCCGGGTGGCAGGGCGGCAAGCCGATCCGCGCGGAGATGGTCGACGTGTCGGCCGCTGAGACAGCGATCGATCTGAGCGATCTTCCCGCCGGGCGCTATGGCGTGAAGGCGTTTCACGACGTCAACGGCAATGGCAAGATGGACGCCAACCCCTTCGGCATGCCGATCGAGCCGTTCGCCTTCTCCAACAATGCCCGCGGCGAGATGGGGCCGGCACGCTGGGCCGATGCCGTCTTCACCGTCGCGCCGGGCGCCAACACGCAGACCATCACCATCCGCTAACGCATTCCTTGCCCTGCCACTGGAGCTCGTCATGACCTTCGATCCCGCCCGTCGCGCCTTTCTTGGCCAAGCGACCGTTGCCGCCGGAGCGACCGTCGCCGCATCGCTGCTGACACCCGAACGGGCGCTTGCCGCAGCCATGCCGGTGGACTGGCATCTCGGCTTTGCGGATGTGGAGGCAGACCTGGCGCCACGCCCGCTCGCGCTGGTGCGTGGCAAGGCGCCGGCGGGGCTGGCCGGCCGACTCTATCGCAACGGCCCCGCCAAGTTCCGGCGGGGTACCAGCGCTGCGGGCCATTGGTTCGACGGCGACGGCTTCATTCGCCGTTTCGCGCTGCGCGACGGGACCGTCGAACTGTCCGCTCGCTTCGTCGACACGCCGAAGCGCCGGATGGAAGCGGCAGCGAACGCGATGATCGTACCTGGCTTCGGCACCCCCGCAGGCGCGGGCGTTGCCCTGTCGAACAACGACGACGCCTCGGCCGCCAACACGAGCGTGATGATGGCCGGGGAGGAGCTTTGGGCGCTGTGGGAGGCGGGCTCGCCGATGCGCGTCGACCCCGATACCCTTGCCACGCGCGGCACGCGCACGCTGGGCGAGGGACTGGCTCACATGCCGTTCCTCGCGCATCCCCGCTTCGATTCCGACGGCCGGGTGTGGAACCTCGGCCAGTCGGGAAAGCGAGCCATCGTCTGGCAGCTGGCCGGGGACGGAACGCTGATCGAGGCGACTCCGATCGGATTGCCGCGGGCAAGCTACATCCACGATTTCACCGCGACGTCGCGGCACTTGGTGATCGTCCTGCAGCCGTGGGTGCACGACCGCGACGTCTTTCCGATCGTCGATGCGATGACCTGGCGACCGGTTCTCGGCACACAAGTGCTGGTCCTGGACAAAAGCGACCTGACCCGTCGCCGAACCTTTGAACTTCCGGCCTTCTCCTTCTTCCACCTCGGCGACGCTTGGGAGGATAGTGACGGGACCATCCGGTTCGATGCCTGTATCGAACGCGATCCGACCTTCGCCGCCAACGCCGCCCGGGCGCTGATCGCCGGCAATCGCACCGCGTCACCCTTGCCTCTGCTCGCGATGATTGCACTCCACCCGAACGGCCGGGGAGAATTGATCCCCACCCGCGTCGCCGCCGAATTTCCAAAGTCCGATCCGCGCCGCGCCGGATCATCGCGTCGCTACACCATTCACACCGGCCTCTACGACACCGGCCCGGTCGCGCGCGGCCTGGGGGTGTTCGACTGGAAGACGGGACGGGACGCGAGCTTCGACTTCGGCGCACACCAGATGGTCGAGGAATTCCTTTTCGTCGCCAGCGGGGCGGGTGAAAGCGACGGTTGGCTTGTCGGGACGACGCTGAACCTCGCGCGGCGCGCCAGCGAATTGCACGTCTTCCGTGCCGCCGACATCACCGCCGGACCGGTCGCCAC
The nucleotide sequence above comes from Roseomonas aeriglobus. Encoded proteins:
- a CDS encoding carotenoid oxygenase family protein is translated as MTFDPARRAFLGQATVAAGATVAASLLTPERALAAAMPVDWHLGFADVEADLAPRPLALVRGKAPAGLAGRLYRNGPAKFRRGTSAAGHWFDGDGFIRRFALRDGTVELSARFVDTPKRRMEAAANAMIVPGFGTPAGAGVALSNNDDASAANTSVMMAGEELWALWEAGSPMRVDPDTLATRGTRTLGEGLAHMPFLAHPRFDSDGRVWNLGQSGKRAIVWQLAGDGTLIEATPIGLPRASYIHDFTATSRHLVIVLQPWVHDRDVFPIVDAMTWRPVLGTQVLVLDKSDLTRRRTFELPAFSFFHLGDAWEDSDGTIRFDACIERDPTFAANAARALIAGNRTASPLPLLAMIALHPNGRGELIPTRVAAEFPKSDPRRAGSSRRYTIHTGLYDTGPVARGLGVFDWKTGRDASFDFGAHQMVEEFLFVASGAGESDGWLVGTTLNLARRASELHVFRAADITAGPVATWRADTALPIGFHGMFVS
- a CDS encoding DUF2141 domain-containing protein produces the protein MQFLDLICIAATAALAATGAGSTPPSVAVTRPASATLSVTFTGVEAKQGRIMVALYDEAGWQGGKPIRAEMVDVSAAETAIDLSDLPAGRYGVKAFHDVNGNGKMDANPFGMPIEPFAFSNNARGEMGPARWADAVFTVAPGANTQTITIR